ACGGGTATAGCCGGCGTTTTCGCCGTCGTGATGGTTCTCTTCCTCCAGGTTTACTCGCTTCAACTCGTTCCCTTTTATGCTATCTATCTGGCGGAGCTGAACTCCAAGTTTTCACTCCTCCTTGGGTTGGCCACTAAAAAGCCCCTTGGCCGGGGATTGGGAGCGTACTTCATGGAAAAAATGAACGGAAAGCAGTTCACCGTTGGGACGCTTCTCTACCTCCTCCTGTACCTTCCAATAGCGCTCTTCGACCCGCCTGCCCTCTTGGGAATCCTTGGCCTTCTCTTCGGCGCGTACACCATAAG
The nucleotide sequence above comes from Thermococcus sp.. Encoded proteins:
- a CDS encoding adenosylcobinamide-GDP ribazoletransferase, translated to TGIAGVFAVVMVLFLQVYSLQLVPFYAIYLAELNSKFSLLLGLATKKPLGRGLGAYFMEKMNGKQFTVGTLLYLLLYLPIALFDPPALLGILGLLFGAYTIRLSLRNFGGINGDCLGAIAEITRTGTLLVLAFVWVYLGG